A single genomic interval of Rosistilla ulvae harbors:
- a CDS encoding coiled-coil domain-containing protein: MITAFFAVLFVGVIVGYLLSNRNGSDDSEELTALDREFRSLQAVSRQHQDQNELLTSQLKAAEAELEAAKGVTENLVSANQEFDQEHDRLNNHLRELQTKLSQSSAHNAKQNREIQELRVLLDQNAAAQKQAKQLKLQLDGVTRELEARSCNADDAIGKLVSQCESLDREKQTKSDLIAKLEADLDEVEKHVEELQSDYDQTSAQLGEQQSRNESLVIANRQIPRLSDARDQAVSKISQLEKVVQSLQQQLAEANNACDQMQKQLRTRAEEKQALSFEIDQRGQRITELEALATQLHPLQEKHDAVAADLASANNDLDKLRGEFDAQAEQVASVRKQLEQADASLQAERAEKAQLNKAIQGLREELKSGSLVAQDRDRVKAELAQTLGKMESLEEQKAAIADQLARNESQLQVAHKQLADFDRDRQHLQANISERGKIAQELRDRIAELTKEASDRDRVKTELADTQSKLQVEQKQKAELQQTVAQRESENAQLRDKLESTTTSLTQTQQQTAAVSASLASVQADKESLQQQLAELKPANAQLQQSLADMQAQMAKADQASQQQLSQSGDQLKAQVQKNQELSSTLKQKQQQIAELTSRLDGLADAQRELESLHKTRVELETATRELGIERLENRKLSDSLGQLETQNANMNEELESLRQLKQELQQTAVELQKQTQTCAELRRSLDARQQKNDALTSELEVLGQMKQDLDKSQDEIRSQRATIDRLTDSVTQHQSHNESLREGLKQIKPLQKDLAKTQAQLATAQAELMEERDDNETLEQLVAKQKQEQSELVAELDVLQRLKQKLEDVSSKLESELTQNDKLRKASTALLAENETLHERCEDMDLLQNRLSAIQAEFSVKSDQLEEAEAQRDRAVDASHSLRDQYAALQREVTHQSETIEELQREQARTQKELTKATQEQAKTIEQLEDQLEVANRMKADVKLREQLELQMQDLRAQLHEAKEHLKRISGEYDASLDANAKAQEQVRELENRLHASTAQIREMRREIGQMSDIANKPDVVPFKKEDAA; encoded by the coding sequence ATGATCACTGCCTTTTTCGCAGTCCTGTTTGTTGGTGTCATCGTTGGATATCTGCTGTCGAACCGAAATGGATCGGATGACTCCGAGGAACTGACCGCGCTGGATCGTGAATTCCGCTCGCTGCAAGCCGTTTCGCGACAGCACCAAGACCAGAACGAACTGCTCACGTCTCAGCTGAAAGCGGCCGAGGCGGAGTTGGAAGCTGCCAAGGGAGTCACCGAAAATCTGGTCAGCGCGAACCAGGAGTTCGACCAAGAGCACGATCGGCTCAACAATCATCTCCGCGAACTGCAGACCAAGCTCAGTCAAAGTTCGGCGCACAACGCCAAACAGAATCGTGAAATCCAAGAACTGCGCGTCTTGTTGGATCAGAACGCCGCGGCGCAAAAGCAGGCCAAGCAGCTCAAGTTGCAGTTGGATGGCGTGACCCGCGAACTGGAGGCGCGTTCGTGCAACGCCGACGATGCAATCGGCAAACTGGTCTCCCAGTGCGAATCGTTGGATCGTGAGAAACAGACGAAGTCCGATCTGATCGCCAAACTGGAAGCCGATCTGGACGAGGTCGAAAAGCATGTCGAGGAGCTGCAGAGCGATTACGATCAGACCAGCGCGCAGTTGGGGGAACAACAGAGCCGCAACGAATCGTTGGTGATCGCCAACCGGCAGATCCCGCGTCTGAGCGATGCTCGCGATCAAGCGGTCAGCAAGATCTCGCAGCTGGAAAAGGTCGTTCAATCGCTCCAGCAACAGCTGGCCGAAGCCAACAACGCGTGCGACCAAATGCAGAAGCAACTGCGGACACGAGCCGAGGAAAAGCAAGCGTTGAGCTTCGAGATCGATCAACGTGGGCAACGGATCACCGAACTGGAAGCGTTGGCGACTCAGCTGCATCCGCTGCAGGAGAAGCACGATGCCGTAGCCGCCGATTTGGCGTCGGCTAATAACGATTTAGACAAGTTGCGCGGCGAATTCGATGCGCAAGCCGAACAGGTTGCCAGCGTTCGCAAGCAGTTGGAACAGGCGGATGCGAGCCTGCAAGCCGAACGCGCCGAGAAGGCTCAATTAAACAAAGCGATCCAAGGACTGCGCGAGGAACTCAAATCGGGCAGCCTGGTTGCTCAGGATCGCGATCGCGTGAAGGCAGAGCTGGCCCAGACGCTAGGAAAGATGGAGTCGTTGGAGGAGCAGAAGGCGGCGATCGCCGATCAATTGGCTCGTAACGAATCGCAATTGCAAGTCGCTCACAAACAGCTGGCCGACTTCGACCGCGACCGCCAACATCTGCAAGCCAATATCTCCGAGCGTGGTAAGATCGCTCAAGAGCTGCGAGATCGGATCGCGGAATTGACGAAAGAAGCTTCCGATCGAGACCGTGTCAAAACGGAGCTGGCCGACACCCAATCGAAGTTGCAAGTCGAACAAAAGCAGAAGGCCGAACTGCAGCAGACGGTCGCGCAACGCGAATCCGAGAACGCTCAGTTGCGCGACAAGCTTGAATCGACGACGACTTCGCTTACTCAGACTCAACAGCAAACTGCGGCTGTCTCCGCTTCGCTGGCTAGTGTTCAAGCCGACAAGGAATCGTTGCAACAACAACTTGCCGAACTGAAACCGGCCAACGCTCAACTGCAACAGTCGCTTGCCGATATGCAGGCCCAGATGGCCAAGGCGGACCAAGCGTCGCAGCAGCAGCTGTCGCAAAGCGGCGACCAGTTGAAGGCCCAGGTTCAAAAGAATCAGGAATTGTCCAGCACGTTGAAGCAAAAGCAACAACAGATCGCGGAACTGACCAGCCGGTTGGACGGTTTGGCCGACGCGCAGCGCGAGCTGGAAAGCTTGCACAAGACACGCGTCGAACTGGAGACCGCCACTCGCGAACTTGGTATCGAGCGTTTGGAAAACCGCAAGCTGTCCGATTCGTTGGGACAGTTGGAAACGCAAAATGCCAACATGAACGAAGAACTCGAATCGCTGCGTCAGCTGAAACAGGAACTGCAACAGACGGCTGTCGAATTGCAGAAGCAAACTCAGACCTGTGCCGAATTGCGGCGTTCGCTCGACGCACGTCAACAAAAGAACGACGCGTTGACTAGCGAGTTGGAAGTTCTGGGGCAGATGAAGCAAGATCTGGATAAATCGCAAGACGAGATTCGATCGCAGCGAGCGACGATCGATCGGTTGACCGATTCGGTCACCCAGCATCAATCGCACAACGAATCGCTTCGCGAGGGATTGAAGCAGATCAAACCGCTGCAAAAGGACTTGGCCAAGACGCAGGCCCAGTTGGCCACCGCGCAGGCCGAGTTGATGGAGGAACGCGACGATAACGAAACGCTCGAGCAATTGGTCGCGAAACAAAAACAAGAGCAGAGCGAATTGGTCGCCGAACTCGATGTCTTGCAGCGGTTGAAGCAGAAATTGGAAGACGTCTCGAGCAAGCTAGAAAGCGAGTTGACGCAGAACGATAAGTTGCGGAAGGCGAGTACCGCGCTGCTGGCGGAAAACGAAACGTTGCACGAACGTTGCGAAGACATGGATCTGCTGCAAAACCGGCTCTCCGCAATTCAAGCGGAATTCAGTGTCAAGTCGGACCAATTGGAAGAGGCTGAGGCGCAGCGCGATCGAGCGGTCGATGCCAGCCACTCGCTGCGAGATCAATATGCCGCGCTGCAACGCGAGGTCACGCATCAATCCGAAACGATCGAAGAACTGCAACGGGAGCAGGCTCGTACGCAGAAGGAATTGACCAAAGCGACACAAGAACAGGCCAAGACGATCGAGCAGTTAGAGGATCAATTGGAAGTCGCCAACCGCATGAAAGCCGATGTCAAGTTGCGCGAGCAGTTGGAATTGCAGATGCAGGATCTGCGGGCCCAATTGCACGAGGCGAAGGAGCATCTGAAACGGATCAGCGGCGAATACGATGCCAGCTTGGATGCCAACGCAAAGGCTCAG
- a CDS encoding PQQ-binding-like beta-propeller repeat protein has protein sequence MRSFIAWTICWLVVLVSTGGPLAAADWLSFLGPTANGKSTETGILTDWSDGKLKLLWTLDLDTSYGIGAVDQGRYFQFDRVGDVERLICLDAASGREIWHADQPVAYRDMYGYNNGPRSSPVIAGNRVFTYGVAGRLSCFDKTDGKLLWTHSLNEEFGVIQNFFGVSCCPVIYKDMVIVMVGGSPAADQRLPLGALDRVIGNNSGIVAFRQSDGKLAYQLSDELASYSTPVIAKIDGQDVGLAFMRGGLLAFDPNKGKELWHFPWRSPRLESVNAALPIVRGDQVLISECYDVGSALLKVTPRDYELLWKDPRSRRAQAMRAHWATPIQHGDYLFGCSGRNEPDSDLRCIRWSDGEVMWTKPNRIRTSLLWIDGHFVVLDERGHMELIKDSSDSYQPVTEIDLSEALGDIEAPFLRSPCWAAPVVANGRLYVRGANRVACFQLIPSAAK, from the coding sequence ATGAGATCTTTCATTGCCTGGACAATCTGTTGGCTCGTCGTGCTCGTGTCAACCGGCGGCCCGCTCGCCGCCGCCGACTGGCTTAGTTTTCTAGGCCCCACGGCCAACGGGAAATCGACCGAGACCGGCATCTTAACCGATTGGAGCGACGGCAAACTGAAGCTGCTGTGGACCCTCGACCTCGATACCAGTTACGGCATCGGAGCTGTTGATCAGGGACGTTATTTCCAATTCGATCGCGTCGGCGACGTCGAGCGTTTGATCTGTCTCGATGCCGCCAGCGGCCGCGAGATTTGGCACGCCGACCAACCAGTCGCATACCGCGACATGTATGGATACAACAACGGGCCGCGAAGTTCGCCAGTAATCGCAGGAAATCGAGTTTTTACCTACGGCGTCGCCGGCCGGCTCAGCTGCTTCGACAAGACCGACGGCAAACTGTTGTGGACGCATTCGTTGAACGAAGAGTTTGGCGTGATCCAAAACTTCTTCGGCGTCTCATGTTGCCCGGTGATCTACAAAGACATGGTGATCGTGATGGTTGGCGGCAGCCCGGCGGCCGACCAACGCTTACCGTTGGGAGCGTTGGATCGCGTCATCGGCAACAATTCGGGAATCGTCGCGTTCCGCCAATCCGATGGAAAGCTTGCTTATCAGCTGTCCGACGAACTGGCCAGCTACAGCACGCCGGTGATCGCCAAGATCGATGGCCAAGACGTTGGACTGGCCTTCATGCGCGGCGGCTTGTTGGCTTTTGATCCGAACAAGGGCAAGGAACTGTGGCACTTCCCGTGGCGTTCGCCGCGGCTGGAGAGCGTCAATGCGGCGCTACCGATCGTCCGCGGCGATCAGGTGCTGATCTCGGAATGTTACGACGTCGGAAGTGCTTTGCTGAAAGTCACTCCACGCGATTACGAACTGCTGTGGAAAGATCCTCGGTCGCGTCGGGCGCAAGCGATGCGAGCCCACTGGGCGACGCCGATCCAGCACGGCGACTATCTGTTCGGTTGCAGCGGCCGCAATGAACCCGACAGCGATCTGCGTTGCATCCGTTGGTCCGATGGGGAAGTGATGTGGACCAAACCGAATCGAATCCGGACCAGTCTGCTTTGGATCGACGGTCATTTTGTGGTTCTCGATGAACGCGGCCACATGGAATTGATCAAGGACAGCAGCGATTCGTATCAACCGGTCACCGAGATCGATCTCTCCGAAGCGTTGGGAGATATCGAGGCCCCGTTTCTGCGATCGCCTTGTTGGGCCGCTCCGGTTGTCGCCAACGGCCGGCTGTACGTTCGCGGTGCAAATCGCGTCGCCTGTTTCCAATTGATCCCATCGGCGGCGAAGTAG
- the arfB gene encoding alternative ribosome rescue aminoacyl-tRNA hydrolase ArfB — protein sequence MKDLIINSRVTIPADQLTVTHARSSGPGGQNVNKVNSKVTVSWLVDDNNILDPEWTRRVKVRHQNRINQLGQLSLTSQQYRQQPRNLEDCLTKLRTLLLECQHPPKRRRETRPTLGSKKRRLESKRQQSSKKQSRGGRWD from the coding sequence ATGAAAGATCTCATAATCAACTCTCGGGTGACGATTCCAGCGGATCAGCTGACGGTGACGCATGCCCGCAGCAGCGGGCCAGGTGGGCAAAATGTCAACAAGGTGAATTCGAAAGTTACTGTATCTTGGCTGGTCGACGACAACAACATCCTCGATCCCGAATGGACCCGCCGCGTCAAAGTGCGACATCAAAATCGAATCAACCAGCTGGGACAGCTCTCCCTGACCAGCCAACAGTATCGCCAACAGCCGCGGAACCTCGAGGATTGCCTGACCAAGCTGCGGACGCTGCTTTTAGAGTGCCAACATCCGCCGAAACGACGGCGTGAAACGCGGCCAACGCTGGGATCGAAGAAGCGACGCTTGGAATCCAAACGCCAACAGAGTTCCAAAAAGCAATCGCGCGGTGGACGCTGGGACTGA
- a CDS encoding c-type cytochrome domain-containing protein — MIRYLLMAICLLYSLSSPIPVRADDPDLPSRAAKILKKHCYSCHGVKFEVPGFNVLDHAVLVAQPADATPYVTAGKLDASLIWQRIAVDKDMPPQKIDDRISDQDLEVLRRWIVDGAAAPTYTNREFITEEHVLRSIRDDLQEMQPESRSHQRYLSLHAISNNPRYTDADLRLYRAAVVKLLNSVSRRSRIVNPPMVDVPAERSSEGNVFRVDLRDFGWSAADWQLALQGYPFGLSWNDNKLQAFARDIEQLVGSLSFDGIAYVRADWFVTKASRPATYHALLNIPETAGELETRLGVDTKQDFLQDRLNRAGFAGSGVSHQNRLVDRHEGSVASYYYRSYDFDKAFGRGVLYRFPLGPRFDGNPHDQFAFEHAGGEIIWDLPNGLQGYMLVDAEGKRIDKGPIEIVRDMREIAGSPEIVNAVSCIGCHRHGLLDYRDMVSGSQSLTSDDRTKVDALYTRPDRLQEILTSDRNRYLAALKLAIGPYLQIREATDTAITEFPEPISTVAKWYDQDMSLADVAAELGFENADALAPTIQYNQKLKDLGLAPLASDSTIPRRMWDTQQESPSSIFQRTAVALGVGSGMNPN; from the coding sequence ATGATCCGATATTTGCTGATGGCGATCTGCCTGCTGTACAGTTTGAGTTCACCGATCCCGGTCCGCGCGGACGATCCCGATCTTCCCTCGCGAGCGGCAAAGATCTTGAAAAAACACTGCTATTCCTGCCACGGCGTGAAGTTTGAAGTCCCCGGGTTCAACGTTTTAGATCACGCAGTTCTGGTCGCACAGCCCGCCGATGCGACGCCTTACGTGACCGCGGGCAAGCTGGACGCGTCGTTGATTTGGCAACGCATCGCCGTCGACAAGGACATGCCGCCACAAAAGATCGATGATCGAATCAGCGATCAAGATTTGGAGGTCTTGCGGCGTTGGATCGTCGACGGAGCGGCGGCGCCGACTTATACGAACCGCGAGTTCATCACTGAAGAGCATGTGTTGCGATCGATTCGCGACGATCTGCAAGAGATGCAGCCCGAGAGCCGATCGCATCAGCGTTATCTTTCGCTGCATGCGATCAGCAATAACCCGCGGTACACCGATGCCGACCTGCGGCTGTATCGCGCCGCCGTCGTCAAACTGCTGAACAGCGTCAGCCGCCGCAGCCGGATCGTCAATCCACCGATGGTCGATGTTCCGGCCGAACGCTCCAGCGAAGGGAACGTCTTTCGGGTCGATCTCCGCGACTTCGGCTGGTCCGCCGCCGACTGGCAGTTGGCTCTACAAGGCTATCCATTTGGACTCTCCTGGAACGACAACAAATTGCAAGCGTTTGCCAGGGACATCGAACAACTTGTCGGTTCGCTTTCGTTCGACGGCATCGCCTATGTCCGTGCCGATTGGTTCGTCACCAAAGCCTCGCGGCCGGCGACCTATCACGCGCTACTGAACATACCGGAGACCGCTGGCGAATTGGAAACGCGACTGGGCGTCGATACGAAACAGGACTTCCTGCAAGATCGGCTGAACCGCGCCGGTTTCGCTGGCAGCGGCGTGAGTCATCAGAATCGCTTGGTCGATCGACACGAGGGATCGGTCGCGTCGTATTACTATCGCAGCTACGACTTCGATAAAGCGTTTGGCCGCGGCGTCTTATACCGCTTCCCGCTGGGGCCTCGCTTCGATGGGAACCCACACGATCAGTTCGCCTTCGAACACGCTGGCGGCGAAATCATCTGGGATCTGCCCAACGGACTGCAGGGTTATATGTTGGTCGACGCCGAAGGAAAGCGAATCGACAAAGGGCCGATCGAAATCGTTCGGGACATGCGCGAAATCGCAGGTTCGCCAGAGATCGTCAACGCGGTCAGCTGTATCGGCTGCCATCGCCACGGCCTGCTGGACTATCGCGACATGGTTTCGGGCTCGCAATCGTTGACCTCCGACGACAGAACCAAGGTCGACGCCCTCTACACTCGCCCCGATCGGTTGCAGGAAATCTTGACGTCCGACCGCAACCGCTACCTGGCAGCCCTGAAGCTTGCGATCGGCCCCTATCTGCAAATTCGCGAGGCGACCGACACAGCGATCACCGAGTTTCCCGAGCCGATCAGCACGGTGGCCAAATGGTACGACCAAGATATGTCGCTGGCCGATGTCGCGGCGGAACTAGGATTTGAAAATGCCGATGCGCTGGCTCCCACGATCCAATACAACCAGAAACTGAAGGACCTGGGACTCGCTCCGCTCGCTTCGGATTCCACGATCCCACGGCGGATGTGGGACACGCAACAGGAGAGTCCATCGTCGATCTTCCAACGGACGGCGGTGGCGCTGGGAGTTGGCAGCGGGATGAACCCCAACTAA
- a CDS encoding caspase family protein: protein MKTPRIRIVLPSLLLAALVCGNNALAKNTQKLHAMVIGNGAYSVGSLANPANDAKAISDALTDLGFDVTTEIDLTHQNMDRAINKFCQQVDEGGLAFFFFAGHGIQVDGENYLIPVDADIPDQSFVKYKAVSLSLILDSLGKSRSNMNVVVLDCCRNNPFERTWTTRSLGQRGLAAQTEVPEGTIIAYATSPGKTASDGDTGNSPYTTELAAALKQRPQKGLLLRDVFFTASRAVKEKTGQSPWVNMEASLDNFYLRPSEIDDSVSVPRPQPELEPEVIPTGIAKPESMAMESVLVEPTISLEDKSLIDQAEVYLRQGQYANAIVAYTAVLESPSLPTAARQKARKSRGAAYLGRGTQQDLHFAIVDQLAAGLDGIRVTVRNDSSELKVGTKKSGRVSRGQVLRITKSMQHNDKDWFWVAAVNGDETLTGWVTAATVVKSDNTTKPASLAASATPSHSASSNIVVGTPTSVSLPSPQPQHQIIQTPQPQSFSSNHRTTVQPQSFSQSQRSVTPSHNNFGTHNRNTQRQTMQVVPQQQQNWRSHNNTHHNNWKTNNHTQKKHHWQQNNHGHHGQIKHHQQHQRQNQWGGQNHWGGNNQTRVQNNSATLKWGAAGTLRRAIANGTLSW, encoded by the coding sequence ATGAAGACGCCGCGTATACGAATCGTGCTCCCCAGCCTGCTGCTCGCCGCGTTGGTTTGCGGCAACAACGCCTTGGCCAAGAACACTCAAAAACTGCATGCGATGGTGATTGGCAATGGTGCCTACAGCGTTGGCAGCCTCGCCAATCCGGCCAACGATGCCAAAGCGATCTCCGACGCATTAACCGACCTGGGCTTTGATGTGACGACCGAAATCGATCTGACGCACCAGAACATGGATCGCGCGATCAACAAGTTCTGTCAACAAGTCGACGAAGGAGGACTAGCCTTCTTCTTCTTCGCCGGACACGGAATCCAAGTCGACGGGGAAAACTATCTGATCCCGGTCGACGCCGATATCCCGGACCAGTCCTTTGTGAAGTACAAAGCGGTTTCGCTCAGTTTGATCCTCGATTCGTTGGGCAAATCGCGCAGCAACATGAACGTGGTCGTCCTGGATTGCTGTCGCAACAATCCCTTCGAGCGCACCTGGACGACCCGTTCGTTGGGACAACGTGGACTCGCCGCTCAAACCGAAGTTCCCGAAGGCACGATCATCGCCTATGCCACTTCACCAGGAAAAACGGCGTCCGATGGCGACACCGGCAATTCCCCCTACACCACCGAACTGGCCGCAGCGCTTAAGCAGCGGCCGCAGAAGGGATTGCTGCTCCGCGACGTCTTCTTTACCGCCAGTCGCGCCGTAAAAGAAAAAACCGGTCAATCTCCATGGGTAAACATGGAAGCGTCGTTGGACAACTTCTACCTACGCCCCAGTGAAATCGATGACAGCGTTTCGGTGCCACGCCCTCAACCCGAATTGGAGCCCGAGGTGATCCCCACAGGAATTGCCAAGCCCGAATCGATGGCAATGGAATCGGTCCTCGTGGAACCCACCATCAGCCTCGAAGACAAATCGTTGATTGATCAGGCCGAAGTCTACCTGCGTCAGGGGCAATACGCCAACGCGATCGTGGCCTACACCGCGGTTTTGGAAAGCCCATCGCTGCCAACAGCGGCGAGACAGAAGGCACGCAAGAGCCGTGGGGCAGCCTACTTGGGACGCGGCACACAACAGGATCTTCACTTTGCCATCGTCGACCAATTGGCAGCCGGTTTGGACGGGATCCGCGTCACGGTGCGAAACGATTCGTCGGAGCTTAAAGTCGGCACCAAGAAGAGCGGTCGAGTCTCGCGAGGACAGGTGTTACGAATCACCAAATCGATGCAGCATAACGACAAGGATTGGTTCTGGGTCGCGGCCGTCAACGGCGACGAAACGCTCACAGGCTGGGTGACCGCTGCGACAGTGGTCAAGTCCGACAACACCACCAAACCTGCCTCGCTGGCCGCCTCCGCTACGCCCAGCCACTCAGCCTCGAGCAATATCGTTGTCGGCACGCCAACCTCCGTCTCTCTCCCGAGCCCGCAACCACAACATCAAATCATCCAGACACCACAACCCCAGTCGTTCAGCAGCAACCATCGCACGACAGTGCAGCCACAGTCGTTCTCTCAGTCGCAACGTTCGGTCACGCCGTCGCACAACAACTTTGGAACGCACAACCGCAACACCCAACGGCAGACGATGCAAGTCGTACCGCAACAGCAGCAGAACTGGCGGTCCCACAACAATACGCATCACAACAACTGGAAAACCAACAACCACACGCAGAAAAAGCACCACTGGCAGCAGAACAACCATGGCCACCATGGTCAAATCAAACACCATCAGCAGCACCAACGGCAAAACCAGTGGGGCGGCCAAAATCATTGGGGCGGAAACAACCAAACACGAGTCCAAAACAACTCGGCAACTTTGAAATGGGGAGCGGCAGGAACACTCCGACGCGCCATCGCCAACGGCACCCTTAGCTGGTAA
- a CDS encoding Gfo/Idh/MocA family protein, producing the protein MQIPTLAQLVLIPALAIAVSLGAATGASADEPLKVGIIGLDTSHVTAFSKVMNDPKATGDLAKMSVVAAFPGGSPDIASSRDRVEGFTNQLRDMGVEIVDSIPALLEKVDVVMLESVDARPHLEQVLPVFQAGKRVFIDKPLAASLVDCLAIQQLSKKYNVPWFSSSSLRFSPDIYRFRTGDPKVGAVLGATVWSPCSLEPTHPDLFWYGVHGVETLYTIMGTGCTQVSRVSTADTDEATGVWEDGRVGTFRGLRAGKRGYGGIVFGEKSIADAGTYAGYQPLVQRVASFFLTGEVAVDPNETIEMFAFMTAADESKKKDGAAVSIADVMKAAEAQVADRIAEVEKKIAAK; encoded by the coding sequence ATGCAGATCCCTACTCTGGCTCAACTTGTACTCATTCCCGCTCTGGCAATCGCCGTATCTCTCGGCGCCGCAACCGGCGCGTCGGCCGACGAACCACTGAAAGTTGGCATCATCGGACTGGACACGTCGCACGTGACAGCGTTCAGCAAAGTCATGAACGATCCCAAAGCGACCGGCGATTTGGCGAAGATGAGCGTCGTCGCCGCGTTCCCCGGTGGCAGCCCCGACATCGCGTCGAGCCGCGACCGCGTCGAAGGCTTCACCAACCAATTGCGTGATATGGGTGTCGAGATCGTCGATTCGATCCCAGCCCTGCTGGAAAAAGTGGACGTTGTGATGCTGGAAAGCGTCGACGCCCGTCCCCACCTGGAACAAGTATTGCCCGTCTTCCAAGCTGGCAAACGCGTCTTCATCGACAAACCACTGGCCGCTTCGCTTGTCGATTGCCTGGCGATCCAACAACTGTCGAAGAAGTACAACGTGCCGTGGTTCAGCAGTTCGTCGCTGCGATTCAGCCCCGATATCTACCGCTTCCGCACCGGTGATCCGAAGGTCGGCGCTGTGTTGGGCGCTACCGTCTGGAGCCCCTGCTCGCTGGAACCAACTCACCCCGATCTGTTCTGGTACGGCGTCCACGGCGTCGAAACCTTGTACACGATCATGGGAACCGGATGCACGCAAGTCTCTCGCGTTTCGACAGCTGATACCGACGAAGCGACTGGCGTTTGGGAAGACGGCCGCGTCGGTACCTTCCGCGGACTGCGAGCAGGCAAACGAGGTTACGGCGGGATCGTGTTCGGCGAAAAATCGATCGCCGATGCTGGCACTTATGCTGGCTACCAACCGCTGGTTCAACGCGTTGCATCTTTCTTCTTGACCGGTGAAGTTGCCGTCGACCCGAATGAAACGATCGAGATGTTCGCCTTCATGACAGCCGCCGACGAATCGAAGAAGAAGGATGGCGCAGCGGTTTCGATCGCCGACGTGATGAAAGCCGCCGAAGCGCAAGTCGCCGACCGGATCGCGGAAGTCGAAAAGAAAATCGCGGCCAAATAA
- a CDS encoding secondary thiamine-phosphate synthase enzyme YjbQ → MWFQKQIALAAKPRGFHLVTREILSALPELAEVQVGLLHVFIQHTSASLTINENADPDVRTDFEMVANHLVPESLPYVHTLEGSDDMPAHVKGALLGFSLSIPIASGQLALGTWQGIYLCEHRNQGGRRRLVLTIHGE, encoded by the coding sequence GTGTGGTTCCAAAAACAGATCGCCCTCGCTGCAAAACCGCGAGGATTTCATCTCGTGACGCGTGAAATCTTGTCCGCGCTGCCCGAGCTGGCCGAGGTTCAAGTGGGCCTGCTGCATGTCTTTATCCAGCACACCAGCGCTAGCCTGACGATCAACGAAAACGCCGATCCCGACGTGCGGACCGATTTCGAAATGGTCGCCAATCACCTGGTCCCCGAATCGTTGCCCTACGTCCATACCCTCGAGGGAAGCGACGACATGCCGGCCCACGTCAAAGGGGCACTGCTGGGATTCAGCCTCTCGATCCCCATCGCATCAGGACAACTGGCTCTCGGGACGTGGCAGGGGATCTATCTCTGCGAGCACCGCAACCAGGGCGGTCGCCGCCGACTGGTGCTGACGATTCACGGCGAATAA
- the mog gene encoding molybdopterin adenylyltransferase: MTQPTPASIGIVTVSDRASRGEYQDRGGPAIEAYLQEVLQSPWRAVPRLVPDDIDAIADALQELSELGCCLIITTGGTGPALRDVTPEATERVCDKMMPGFGEQMRQVSLQFVPTAILSRQTAGICGSSLIVNLPGQPKAIAECLDAVFPAIPYCIDLLEGPRLETDPARCQAFRPKSKPAPDPQ, encoded by the coding sequence ATGACTCAGCCCACTCCCGCGTCGATCGGTATCGTGACGGTATCGGATCGCGCCAGCCGCGGCGAATACCAAGATCGCGGCGGCCCGGCGATCGAAGCCTATCTGCAGGAGGTCCTGCAAAGCCCATGGCGGGCGGTTCCCAGACTGGTTCCCGACGACATCGATGCGATCGCCGACGCGCTGCAAGAATTATCCGAACTGGGATGCTGCTTGATCATCACAACGGGTGGCACCGGTCCGGCGCTGCGGGATGTCACCCCGGAAGCGACCGAGCGGGTATGCGACAAGATGATGCCCGGCTTTGGCGAACAGATGCGGCAGGTTTCGCTGCAGTTTGTCCCGACGGCAATCCTCTCGCGGCAGACCGCCGGGATCTGCGGCAGCAGCTTGATCGTCAACCTTCCGGGCCAGCCGAAAGCGATCGCCGAGTGTCTCGATGCGGTTTTTCCAGCGATCCCCTACTGCATCGATCTGCTGGAAGGACCTCGCCTGGAGACCGATCCCGCCCGCTGCCAAGCGTTTCGCCCCAAGAGCAAACCGGCGCCGGATCCTCAGTAG